The Triticum urartu cultivar G1812 chromosome 5, Tu2.1, whole genome shotgun sequence genome contains the following window.
ACCACACAGCCAGGAAATTACTCActccgttcacaaatataagatgttctaactttgtgctgaatcggatgtatatagacatatatTAGTGTGTTCGTTCACTCATTTCagtccgtatgtagtccatattaaaatatccaaaaacatcttatatttatgaacggagggagtactccCTAACTGTTCCCACTATTTTTCATACCAGAGGGCTTATTTTTGCCAACCTACGGTCTAAATGACACCATAGGAAAATCTCCTATAAGATTCAACTACTACAAAATTCCCATGTCATTTTTTTTAAGGGAAGAACCAATGAAATTCGCGTGTTAACCCCTCATGCGACAACTTGCACTTTAACACTTGATGGAGACCAGAGAGAAAGTCGCCCCCACAGGAGAGGATCGAAATGAATAATTAAGCCTGGTGTTATTTTCAGCACGAGACACTGAATGTTCTCTGAGAACAAATGTCAAAGCGCTGAATGTTCAGAAATTCCAGCATGACACGGTCTTTGGCCTATCTGCGATGCTTGCAAAATCGTGCAGTATCTTCCTGATGCACTAGTAATTCATGGTGGGCAACGAGGTCAAAGCCAAAAACAGCTCCGGTACTTGTTTCGTATTACTGCGAATTACTGCTAAAATGGGTGGTTAGCCACCTTTTTTGCCCCCTTTGTAACTTGATAACAGaattttgttcatatatatatatatatatatatacactaaGCCTCAAATGGTCACAGCAATGGATAACGCTTTTGTGCTAAAAAAATAAAATACTACTCCTAACGTAGCCTTAGAAAACTAGTAACCAAAACATGACAACAACGCAAAAGACAAAATCCAGATTCTTGCGGCCAGGGTGTGAAAGAATATTGGAGAGAAGGCCTATTTCTATTCGGAAACGTCCTCCATATAGAATAAGAGAGGCCTGTGCCGTTCTACATTTCGCAAGGTGGTGTTAGTTACGTGTCATTCTAGTCTCTTCTTATTTCAGATCCTTCTTCTACTTTCCCTCGTCAGATTGCTAATCTCTTATATGCATGTACCAAATTCATCTTGTAGCACCGTTTTAACGTAGTGAACATTCTCTCCTGACGACAATGATACGCAAGGCATCTGACCTTTACATAACAGAACATGTGCGATAATGGCATCATCTGCACAAACGTTAAATAGCCAACGGCACAGGTGATTCTCACCAATTTTGGGTGAACTACTCTAGATCCAACACCACGTGCTGAGGGAGACTACACACGATGATGCAATAGGGCATATGCAGGCTGTTGAGCCTTACTGCAGATACTCAAAGTCTTCAGTTATGCCCACCTGAAATTTCACGACAATACACGTCAGAAGAAAGCAGAACCGGTTTCTGAAATAAAATCATCTTGTCGAGGACATGATGATATGGATTGCTGAGGGTGCAAACAAGCCCACGCTTCTCCCCAGGATGAAGAAGCCAAATCTCAAACTTTATTAGTAGTTGTTACGTGTGACATCAATCGAATCAATCAATCAAAACTACTCTATCTTCACCTTCGAAACATTCAATTCTTTACACACATGTTTCCATCTCCTAGCAAGCACAAACTAGTAGAAGGATGGCAGGAGCTTCTGAATTCTGGTGTCCTATTTGATTATGACGGGCAGCATGGCATGCCATTTTACTCTTAGTTTCTTGAACACTTAAATCGATCAAGCTGTTTCTTGAACACTTAAATTGATCAAGCTGAACACATACGGTGAAGGAGCTCTACTGGACAAAAAGGCTTTGATAGCAATGTATTATAAAAACCAAAGTATTGAAAACTACAGTAATTTAGTCAGTAGGTACACAATACCACAATTTTGACATAACAGAGTATTTTGGAGTATTTGTGATACAGAGGACCTGTTTGGTACAGTGACGTAAAATTAGCTCACTAGCTGTTAGCACTGCAAACAAGCCTGTTTTCTAGCTATTAGCTGGCTAGCCATTGCATCCAGCAACAGACCGGCCTAAGAACAGCGCTGCTCTACCTGGTTGGCCGTATCATGCATAAGAACGCAGAGATCCATGCATCCAGGTAGCTGCGATCCATTGCAACCCCATGTGGAAACATGCCATGCATGGCCTCTAGGTACCAGAGGCAAGCCATGCGACGCCTCGTACAATTTTGCCGCTGAGGGAGAACTCCAGAAACGACAAGGCGGTGGCAATGGCGGCATGAAAGCGAGGGGAATTGTTGCGGATAGTGGGGGAAGAGATAATGATGTGTCCCCTCGTTTTTTTACGGCTGCTCCGTTTTAAAAAAAGAGGTCCAGAGGTCTCTTTTTTTATGCAGAGAAAAAACCATGGTTTCCTAAATACCACAGTATTAAAACCGTAGTTTATAGTGGCAACCAAACAGCTCGTTGTAACTAAAACCATGGTAATCTAAAAAACTGTAGTATTCTCATAATACTTAGAAAATACTTTGCTATCAAACAGGGCCTTCACAATTAAGTGGGCAAGCGGCTTTGAGGGATATAAACACAATTCCTCACTTAGATCCACTACTCCATGGATAAAAGATACATGACACAAGCCACATCTAGTCCATGAAGATGGGTTAGTCGCAGCCTTTTTTATGCCTGATGGCAGTCATAAGTTTGTTATGTTATTTATAGGAGAGATAAGCTGCAAAAACAAATAACAGATGGACATGGTTTATTGGCTCATAGTTATAGAGCTGATCCAAAGTTAGCTATCGGGTTATTGGGGTCAGCTGACCCAATGGCCGAGAGCAAATTCCTTTGTAAATATGTGATActtaatactccctccgatccatagtAAGTGTCACATCTTTGAATTAAGATTGAACTAagcttagttcaaaactgcaacacttgctttggatcagagggagtattAATAGCACTCCCTCCgccccataatataagagcgttttgacactacactagtgtcaaaaacgctcttatattatgggacggagggagtagatgacAGTGACACCAGTGCAAGGGCAGAAAACGTACCTCCTTGTACATGTGTTCAAGCTGTTCTTTTGCTTGCGGGAATGTAGTTGAACACCATTGTTGCAAAGTGAAGATGTTGTCTGAAGTTTCATTCAAAATGATATTAGCCTAAGTGATGATAGGCAAGCCGAAAGCATATGAACTTCTCACGAAGTTGACAAGTGGAATTACTAGTACCTGTCCATCTGTTAGCTGCCGAATGGGCAACCTCAGTAGCATCCTCTGCAATCATCACCATACAGTTTAGAATAAAGTAATTTACTGCAAGAACTTAGATGAAATGGGATGTTTGCATGGAAACACGGTCAGAGTGATGTATCAAAACAATAATAGATGTCCAAGTGCCAACGCCCATAGTAAAATGAGGAATGATGGATCTCATACTCATCGCCTCTAGTGCAGATGGATCACTATCAGCATAGGCAGCTAGTTCTTCCTGAAATGAGTACAGAATTTGTTGAGCAGCACATGGCACTGATAAGAACTAATTAAGAGATTAACAGATGTAAATGAACCTTTAACTTCTTATGGCGTAGCTCTACAGCCTTCAGCTCCTCCAAAGCGTCTTCTCTCTCATCCTAGAGGAATGTACATGAGTTGATCTACATCCTTCTTGCACAGCTCAATAGAGGAGATGGAGAACAACTTACAGTGTCTTCCCTGCCTCTTTTCAAGTCGTCTCTCTGCTCAAGAAGCTCCATGTAACGTTTTTTAGAGTTTGAAAGGTCAGACTCCAGCTTGTTGTAGGTAGTCCTCAGCTAAAAACAAATTCAAAGAAGAGGATTAGCCTGAATCTCTATTCTAACATACTAGAAAGAGTACTAATTTATTGAGATTTTTCTACTCTGCACCACTGTTATAAGTCGCTCTTAAGAAGTTACAGGTGATGGACTTAATTCGTATCATCATGCGTTGTCGGTTGTCGTGAAAGTCCAACCATACATACATGCAAAGTCAAAGTTTAATAATGACATTATGCAATGAAAGAAGAGCAGAGTTCACTTTATCATAGAAATACCTGATTTCCGGCACAACTGGGAAGACTCCAAAAGTACACCTGCAAGGATACTAATAAGTTCAGAAACTAGAAACTAGAGGCACATGGATGATAATGTAAGTTAAACAAACAATTGGCATGCCCTCTCTTTGTGATGCACACAATATGCAAAGTTACAGTATGTTCCACTCATGCACAATATCTTGAAGAATGTATCTTAACTAAATCATTGAAGAACATGATAAGTCGATAAACCTTTTGTGAATTAAAGATAGATCAACTTAATGCATATCCTATATGCAAATAGCTACATGACCGGGAATTGTGAAGACAATTATTCTTTTCCCATTCATGCTACACAAACATATAAGCAGAAATTCTACAATAACTGATAAGCAGAAGAACTTACAGAAGTTCCTATTTTGTCTCTCAAGACAAGATCATCATCCACCAGGCTTTGCACAACATCCTTAACAGACTGGCTGATCACTCCTTTTTTAGGACCCATCTTCTCAAGCTCTTTAAGCTGAAAGGGCAAAGAGAGTTAGAGATTTATGAAACACCAAAACATATTGAACAGTCTACACAGAGAAAAA
Protein-coding sequences here:
- the LOC125509004 gene encoding meiotic nuclear division protein 1 homolog is translated as MSKKRGLSLEEKREQMLQIFYESQDFYLLKELEKMGPKKGVISQSVKDVVQSLVDDDLVLRDKIGTSVYFWSLPSCAGNQLRTTYNKLESDLSNSKKRYMELLEQRDDLKRGREDTDEREDALEELKAVELRHKKLKEELAAYADSDPSALEAMKDATEVAHSAANRWTDNIFTLQQWCSTTFPQAKEQLEHMYKEVGITEDFEYLQ